In one Gymnogyps californianus isolate 813 unplaced genomic scaffold, ASM1813914v2 HiC_scaffold_431, whole genome shotgun sequence genomic region, the following are encoded:
- the LOC127028809 gene encoding uncharacterized protein LOC127028809 — translation MASLGGPIVDCTPLLERLEGYSARPSLSGMTWAHNNWHDPQAVADRVSTLAKERKLKLGKGKAVVCAVLGAALVAAQRNKHMAQHVEGETIKSLQDLVGALQEQLGNETRHLSDQLTAERVTNQRLHTALMEALERERILREQLDEIRSPIVVENSDADSDEGKNPKSLYPLKDLDRIKEIFSLGEGAVMRPLIKTETVDGGQGGPQQVTTRIIPYSPTDLGKIQEKYSRGPRETETEYVWRVSLTGGDRILLSEDEARGYWGPGVFLTTNDNREPWSLTQRVAYWAGGLDPMERGDPFSIKTPTAGHILESVQKTACLQLMHDRLLVPQQPSPMQYVADPNRLHPLTRGLPDALKLYAVQLQDRLRAPRPQRRGAPPETTWGEVAQELINYGRRMGFTGQGETKSKADLRRVEGNGRIKAAPPRPTRPPDSKRYVLWTEGISKGIPREVMDGLPTPNLERAREGIAPVISDLKEKGIIIPVHSPYNSPIWPVRKPDGRWRLTVDYRHLNANTGPLTTAVPNIAELIVTIQEQAHPILATID, via the exons ATGGCCTCCCTGGGAGGACCGATTGTAGATTGTACCCCTCTCCTGGAGAGGTTAGAGGGCTATAGCGCCCgaccttctctctctggtatgACTTGGGCCCACAATAATTGGCACGATCCGCAAGCGGTAGCCGACAGAGTTTCCACCTTGGCTAAAGAACGAAAACTGAAACtaggaaaggggaaggcagtagTTTGTGCGGttttaggagcagctctggtggcAGCACAACGGAATAAACACATGGCCCAACATGTGGAAGGGGAGacaataaaatcccttcaagatctggtgggggctctgcaggagcaattaGGAAATGAGACAAGACATCTCTCTGATCAGCTTACCGCCGAGCGGGTGACTAACCAACGGCTACACACCGCTTTGATGGAAGCTTTGGAGCGGGAGCGAATATTGCGGGAACAATTAGATGAAATCCGCTCCCCAATTGTTGTAGAAAATTCGGATGCCGATTCTGacgaggggaaaaatccaaaatcgTTATACCCTCTTAAAGACCTAGACcgtataaaagaaatattttccctcggGGAGGGAGCTGTAATGCGACCTTTGATTAAAACTGAGACTGTGGATGGTGGTCAAGGAGGACCCCAACAAGTTACCACTCGTATCATTCCCTATTCTCCCACTGATTTGggtaaaattcaggagaaatattcccGGGGCCCccgagaaactgaaactgaataTGTGTGGAGAGTGTCTCTTACCGGGGGTGACCGTATCTTGCTGAGTGAGGACGAGGCGAGAGGATATTGGGGTCCGGGAGTTTTTCTAACCACAAATGACAATAGAGAACCCTGGTCCCTGACCCAAAGAGTGGCATACTGGGCGGGTGGATTGGATCCCATGGAAAGGGGAGACCCCTTCTCGATTAAAACGCCTACGGCGGGGCACATTTTAGAGAGTGTACAGAAAACTGCGTGCCTCCAGTTGATGCATGACCGGTTATTGGTTCCGCAACAGCCCTCTCCCATGCAATATGTGGCAGACCCCAACAGGTTGCATCCCCTTACAAGAGGATtacctgatgctttgaaattatatgcgGTGCAACTACAAGATCGGTTGAGGGCGCCTCGACCCCAGAGAAGGGGAGCCCCCCCGGAGACGacatggggagaggtggcacaAGAATTGATTAATTACGGGAGACGGATGGGATTTACCGGCCAGGGAGAGACAAAATCCAAGGCGGACCTTAGGAGGGTGGAAGGCAATGGGCGAATAAAAGCTGCACCCCCGAGGCCGACGCGGCCCCCTGATAGTAAAAGATATGTCTTATGGACAGAAGGCATCTCAAAGGGGAttcccagggaggtgatggatggGTTACCCACCCCCAATCTGGAAA GAGCTAGAGAAGGGATTGCTCCTGTGATTtcagacctgaaagaaaagggaataattatCCCTGTACATTCCCCCTATAATTCTCCCATTTGGCCTGTCCGCAAGCCAGACGGCAGATGGCGGCTAACAGTCGATTATCGGCACCTAAATGCCAATACAGGCCCCTTAACCACCGCGGTGCCAAACATAGCAGAACTAATCGTAACCATCCAGGAACAAGCACACCCGATTTTGGCAACCATTGAT